The nucleotide window GGGTGCTCCGATTCCTCCTGACTCAAATGAGATGGGCTGGAAAGATACTTTTAGGGCGAACCCCGGAGAGGTCACCCGTGTAATTATCAGGTTTGCATCCCAGAATGGTACTCCTTTTCCTTTTGATGCCACTGTTGGTCCAGGATATGTCTGGCACTGTCATATTCTTGAGCATGAAGAGAATGATATGATGCGTCCGTTAAAGATGCTCGCACCTCCTCTTGCCAAAGCAATGACTCAGGCTGTTCCCACAAAGTTCGCTTTGGATCAGAACTATCCTAACCCGTTCAACCCGGAGACTAATATTTCCTTTTACCTGTCTGAGAAATCAGAGGTAAATCTTGCCATATACAACATACTTGGACAGAAAGTCAGGACTCTGGCCGAAGGACCAATGGAGTCTGGCTCTCATACTGTCACCTGGAACGGTAAAAATGAATCTGGCTCCTCGGTTGCAAGCGGAATATATTTCTACAAGCTGAACGCCGGTGATAATACTGTTACCAAGAAGATGACCCTTCTGAAATAGACGGCTGAAGACTGTACTGAAGTCAAAGAGGAAAAGCCCCGGGTTAAGGATAACTTGGGGCTTTTTCTGTTCGGTGCAGTTTAAAAGTTAGTATATTAG belongs to Candidatus Zixiibacteriota bacterium and includes:
- a CDS encoding T9SS type A sorting domain-containing protein, yielding MTQAVPTKFALDQNYPNPFNPETNISFYLSEKSEVNLAIYNILGQKVRTLAEGPMESGSHTVTWNGKNESGSSVASGIYFYKLNAGDNTVTKKMTLLK